In a genomic window of Streptomyces katrae:
- a CDS encoding IS630 family transposase produces MRAQVVLHAARGRSNARTARETGLHVDTVRRWRGRFAAQGMSGLAGRDRSGRPPSFSALQAAQLKALACQLPAETGVPLSRWSCPDLAREAVERGIAAVLSASTVRRWLKDDAIKPWQHRSWIFFITDPGFRAGAARVLDLYAHTWQGEPLGHDEYVISADEKTSIQARCRCHPTLAPGQARAMRVNHTYGRGGAVAYLAAYDVHHAQVFGRTEPRTGIVPFMNLVTQVMSQEPYARAKRVFWIVDNGSSHRGKKAVDRLTAAYPNAVLVHTPVHASWLNQVEIYFSVVQRKVVSPNDFTDLAQVGDRLRVFEDRYNATAQPFQWKFTASELDDLPARLDRHTTDHRQESSAALAA; encoded by the coding sequence ATGCGCGCGCAGGTCGTGCTGCATGCCGCGCGGGGACGTTCCAACGCGCGCACCGCCCGCGAGACCGGCCTGCATGTGGACACCGTGCGCAGGTGGCGGGGCCGGTTCGCCGCACAGGGCATGTCCGGGCTGGCCGGCCGCGACCGTTCGGGCCGCCCGCCCTCCTTCAGCGCGCTGCAGGCCGCCCAACTCAAGGCCCTGGCCTGCCAACTGCCCGCCGAAACAGGGGTTCCGCTGTCCCGCTGGTCGTGCCCTGACCTGGCCCGCGAGGCCGTCGAGCGGGGTATCGCTGCCGTCCTTTCGGCCTCCACCGTGCGCCGCTGGCTCAAGGACGACGCGATCAAGCCCTGGCAGCACCGCTCCTGGATCTTCTTCATCACCGACCCCGGCTTCCGCGCCGGGGCCGCCCGCGTCCTGGACCTGTACGCCCACACCTGGCAGGGCGAACCGCTCGGCCATGACGAGTACGTGATCAGCGCCGACGAGAAGACCTCCATCCAGGCCCGCTGCCGCTGCCACCCCACTCTCGCCCCCGGCCAGGCCCGGGCGATGCGCGTCAACCACACCTACGGCCGCGGCGGAGCCGTGGCCTACCTGGCCGCCTACGACGTCCACCACGCGCAAGTGTTCGGACGCACCGAACCGCGCACTGGCATCGTCCCGTTCATGAACCTGGTTACCCAGGTCATGAGCCAGGAACCGTACGCCAGAGCGAAGCGCGTGTTCTGGATCGTCGACAACGGCTCCTCCCACCGCGGCAAGAAGGCCGTCGACCGACTGACCGCCGCCTACCCTAACGCGGTGCTGGTGCACACCCCGGTGCACGCCTCCTGGTTGAACCAGGTGGAGATCTACTTCTCCGTCGTCCAGCGCAAGGTCGTCTCGCCCAACGACTTCACCGACCTTGCCCAGGTCGGGGACCGACTCCGAGTCTTCGAAGACCGCTACAACGCCACGGCACAGCCGTTCCAGTGGAAGTTCACCGCCTCCGAACTTGACGATCTGCCAGCCAGACTCGACCGGCACACCACAGATCACCGGCAAGAATCCTCCGCCGCCCTGGCAGCATGA
- a CDS encoding DUF4232 domain-containing protein, which produces MPTTKSLLPALTALLLLTACGAPAARPPTTRVPEDGVRITSVTFPSAQPGPGSDGSSVHADPLPAGGPGITAAYEVTNGGTEALAYTIFFDFTTDGGQVMANTKETVRSVAPGATVRGTVRLGRGTPGAGGVTRVKVSQVTKVPAAEAPPEAGQCPPSGIRVTADDGDAAMGLRVVGLHLENCGKSDYALDGYPLLELLDKNRSPVQGVRIVQGSGGIATGTGFDEPARPVVLKPGESALSGLMWRNTTGSGDAVDVPYVRVRAVQGADPVVVTPHLDLGTTGLLAVRAWTRPAG; this is translated from the coding sequence ATGCCCACAACCAAATCCCTTCTGCCGGCCCTCACCGCACTCCTGCTGCTCACGGCGTGCGGCGCCCCGGCGGCCCGGCCACCCACCACGCGCGTGCCCGAGGACGGTGTCCGGATCACCTCGGTCACCTTTCCCTCCGCCCAACCGGGCCCAGGCTCCGACGGGTCAAGCGTCCACGCGGACCCCCTCCCCGCCGGCGGCCCCGGCATCACGGCGGCCTACGAAGTCACCAACGGCGGCACGGAGGCGCTGGCCTACACGATCTTCTTCGACTTCACCACCGACGGCGGTCAGGTCATGGCCAACACCAAGGAGACGGTGCGCTCGGTCGCCCCCGGTGCAACCGTGCGGGGCACAGTCCGGCTGGGCCGGGGCACCCCTGGGGCGGGCGGGGTGACCCGCGTCAAGGTGTCCCAGGTGACCAAGGTGCCCGCCGCCGAAGCGCCACCCGAGGCCGGCCAGTGCCCGCCCTCCGGCATCCGTGTCACCGCCGACGACGGCGACGCCGCGATGGGCCTGCGGGTGGTGGGCCTGCACCTGGAGAACTGCGGGAAGAGCGACTACGCACTCGACGGCTACCCGCTCCTTGAGCTGCTGGACAAGAACCGCTCACCCGTCCAGGGCGTCCGGATCGTGCAGGGCAGCGGCGGCATCGCCACCGGCACCGGGTTCGACGAGCCGGCCCGCCCGGTGGTCCTGAAGCCGGGTGAGAGCGCCCTTTCCGGGCTGATGTGGCGCAACACCACCGGATCCGGGGATGCCGTCGACGTCCCGTACGTCAGGGTGCGGGCGGTACAGGGCGCGGATCCTGTGGTGGTGACGCCCCACCTCGACCTCGGCACGACCGGGCTGCTGGCCGTCCGCGCCTGGACACGCCCGGCCGGTTAA
- a CDS encoding DUF4232 domain-containing protein, translated as MSDLAFSATNEDEKGKPVRHLLLTVTNTGDKKCNLYEYPYLRFPYARAPIAVIKDSKDAPPTLAPGEKAYAALLASGGHMDTYDTNTLPLSLQGPNPGSKPSDPANVSLPGQVSFDDGARVTYWITASGLALRFIMSS; from the coding sequence GTGAGCGACCTCGCGTTCTCCGCCACGAACGAGGACGAGAAGGGCAAGCCCGTCAGGCACCTCCTCCTCACGGTCACCAACACCGGTGACAAGAAGTGCAACCTCTACGAATACCCCTACCTGAGGTTCCCCTACGCCAGGGCCCCGATCGCCGTGATCAAGGACAGCAAGGACGCGCCCCCCACCCTCGCTCCGGGTGAGAAGGCGTACGCGGCTCTCCTGGCCAGCGGCGGCCACATGGACACCTACGACACGAACACCCTTCCCCTCAGCCTCCAGGGCCCCAACCCCGGCAGCAAGCCGAGCGACCCGGCGAACGTCAGCCTGCCCGGCCAGGTGTCGTTCGACGACGGCGCCCGCGTCACCTACTGGATCACCGCCTCCGGCCTCGCCCTGCGATTCATCATGTCGTCCTAA
- a CDS encoding MFS transporter gives MTAPEPSPDRPANRGGLWRHADFRRLWVGETVSQFGAMVSQLALPLVAILVLHASTWQVGVLAACETAAFVAVGLPAGAWVERMRFRWVLIVNNLVRAALLAWVPVAHLLGVLTIEQLYVIALATGVSTVFFDVAYQSYLPQLIDRELLVEGNAKLQASESVSQIAGPSLGGALIQALTAPYAVLVDAVSFLWSAAWVMRIEVRPPRPERSPDSNLLREIRDGLRFVLGNRILRAIAMCTSSANLFGSVISAVFYVLLARQLRLSPGVIGLLTSTAAVGGLIGALAAGRFAARVGQGPAIWIASAVAGPCALVTPFVQRDWTVGLLAVAQIAMWMGIVVYNINQVSFRQALCPPGLLGRMNATMRFLVWGTMPFGALLGGLLGSTIGVRGTLLAGAVGQSLTFLPVFLSPLRRMRELPSHAEPATERDPAAGPLVPSQP, from the coding sequence ATGACTGCTCCCGAGCCCTCGCCCGACCGGCCGGCCAACCGCGGCGGACTGTGGCGGCACGCCGACTTCCGTCGACTGTGGGTCGGTGAGACGGTCAGTCAGTTCGGGGCCATGGTCAGCCAGTTGGCGCTTCCTCTCGTCGCCATCCTGGTGCTGCACGCCAGCACCTGGCAGGTCGGGGTGCTGGCGGCGTGCGAGACCGCGGCGTTCGTGGCCGTGGGCTTGCCGGCCGGCGCGTGGGTGGAGCGGATGCGCTTCCGCTGGGTGCTGATCGTCAACAACCTGGTTCGGGCTGCCCTGCTGGCCTGGGTTCCGGTGGCTCATCTCCTCGGTGTGCTGACGATCGAGCAGTTGTACGTGATTGCGCTCGCCACCGGGGTGAGCACGGTCTTCTTCGACGTGGCTTACCAGTCCTACCTGCCCCAGCTGATCGACCGGGAGCTGCTGGTCGAGGGCAACGCGAAGCTCCAGGCCAGCGAGTCGGTCAGCCAGATCGCGGGCCCGAGCCTCGGCGGCGCGCTGATCCAGGCGCTCACGGCGCCCTACGCGGTGCTCGTCGACGCGGTGAGCTTCCTGTGGTCGGCCGCGTGGGTGATGCGGATCGAGGTCCGGCCGCCGCGCCCCGAGCGCAGCCCCGATTCCAACCTGCTCCGGGAGATCCGCGACGGTCTGCGGTTCGTGCTCGGCAACCGGATACTCCGCGCCATCGCCATGTGCACCAGCTCCGCGAACCTCTTCGGTTCGGTGATCTCCGCCGTCTTCTACGTGCTGCTCGCCCGCCAACTGCGGCTCTCGCCGGGCGTCATCGGCCTGCTCACCTCGACCGCGGCGGTGGGTGGCCTGATCGGTGCGCTGGCAGCCGGACGATTCGCCGCGAGGGTCGGCCAGGGCCCGGCCATCTGGATCGCGAGCGCGGTCGCCGGACCGTGCGCGCTGGTCACCCCGTTCGTGCAGCGCGACTGGACAGTGGGGCTGCTCGCGGTAGCGCAGATCGCGATGTGGATGGGCATCGTGGTCTACAACATCAACCAGGTCAGCTTCCGGCAGGCGTTGTGCCCGCCCGGGCTGCTCGGCCGGATGAACGCGACGATGCGGTTCCTGGTCTGGGGCACGATGCCCTTCGGGGCGCTGCTCGGCGGCCTGCTCGGCTCGACGATCGGCGTCCGCGGCACGCTGCTGGCCGGGGCGGTCGGCCAGTCACTCACCTTCCTGCCCGTATTCCTGTCGCCGCTGCGCCGGATGCGCGAACTGCCGTCCCACGCGGAGCCGGCGACGGAGAGGGACCCCGCCGCCGGCCCGTTGGTGCCGAGCCAACCCTGA
- a CDS encoding ArsR/SmtB family transcription factor yields the protein MTERRPATDEEAKALASALRLRILRICLGEARTNKEIAAILGRDPASVLHHTRTLVRTGFLKAQEERRGARGAREIPYLATRKSWQLDAAAHDRSMLDAFLEELTLAPAAEVDSTRLGLRLPPTEMEEFQTRLRALLEEFAARPDDPTAPAWSLFVVVHPDPNRS from the coding sequence ATGACCGAACGCCGGCCGGCGACCGACGAGGAGGCGAAGGCGCTCGCCTCCGCGCTCCGCCTGCGTATCCTGCGCATCTGCCTCGGTGAGGCGCGCACCAACAAGGAGATCGCGGCGATCCTCGGCCGCGATCCCGCCAGCGTGCTGCACCACACCAGGACGCTGGTGCGCACCGGTTTTCTGAAGGCCCAGGAGGAGCGACGCGGCGCGCGCGGCGCACGGGAGATCCCCTATCTGGCGACGCGGAAATCCTGGCAGCTCGACGCGGCCGCGCACGACCGGTCGATGCTCGACGCGTTCCTGGAGGAACTGACGCTCGCACCTGCGGCCGAGGTCGACAGCACCCGGCTCGGGCTGCGCCTGCCGCCGACGGAGATGGAGGAGTTCCAGACCCGGCTCCGAGCCCTGCTCGAGGAGTTCGCCGCCCGCCCGGACGACCCGACCGCGCCCGCCTGGTCGCTTTTCGTGGTGGTGCACCCCGACCCGAATCGGTCCTGA
- a CDS encoding zinc finger domain-containing protein — protein sequence MAVERHECPNCDAPAGSACRTRGGKTAAKYHTPRFVLVPALRGELEVLVPTDRHPVPACGSRARRSPSCPRPAPSARSASGTPGRRRPGRSWRASSKHSTVRSATRSFRSRSVPA from the coding sequence TTGGCGGTAGAGCGTCACGAATGCCCGAACTGTGACGCGCCTGCCGGCTCCGCCTGTCGCACCCGCGGCGGGAAGACCGCCGCGAAGTACCACACCCCCCGCTTCGTCCTCGTCCCCGCGCTCCGCGGGGAACTCGAAGTCCTCGTCCCCACCGACCGCCACCCCGTGCCCGCGTGTGGAAGCAGGGCCCGGCGCTCGCCGTCGTGCCCGCGCCCCGCACCGAGCGCCCGGTCCGCATCGGGTACGCCAGGACGTCGACGGCCCGGCAGGAGCTGGCGAGCCAGCTCGAAGCACTCCACCGTGCGGAGTGCCACAAGGTCTTTCAGGAGCAGATCAGTACCCGCGTGA
- a CDS encoding SigE family RNA polymerase sigma factor gives MTEDEFDAFYASAFPRVVGQVYSFTGDHGQAQDVVQEAFIRAWDRRRDFLAAESPEAWIRTVAMRLAVSHWRRARRWLELVRRTPLPDHTPGPGPEHVALVAALRQLPEAQRLAIVLHHLCDLSVEQVASETGAPTGTVKARLSRGRAALAKLLPASEVAVVGGRSEEKEEDRGR, from the coding sequence TTGACGGAGGACGAGTTCGACGCGTTCTACGCGTCGGCGTTCCCGCGTGTCGTCGGCCAGGTGTACTCCTTCACCGGTGACCATGGCCAGGCCCAGGACGTTGTTCAGGAAGCCTTCATACGTGCCTGGGACCGGCGGCGTGACTTCCTTGCCGCCGAGTCCCCCGAAGCCTGGATCCGCACCGTCGCGATGCGCCTCGCGGTCAGCCACTGGCGGCGGGCGCGGCGATGGCTGGAGCTGGTACGCCGCACCCCGCTACCCGATCACACCCCTGGACCCGGTCCCGAGCACGTCGCCCTTGTCGCGGCGCTGCGACAGCTCCCGGAGGCCCAGCGCCTGGCGATAGTGCTGCACCACCTGTGTGACCTCAGTGTGGAGCAAGTAGCCTCCGAGACCGGCGCACCGACCGGTACGGTCAAGGCCCGCCTGTCACGCGGTCGCGCAGCCCTCGCCAAGCTGCTACCAGCGAGTGAGGTCGCAGTAGTGGGTGGACGTAGCGAGGAGAAGGAGGAAGACCGTGGCCGATGA
- a CDS encoding recombinase family protein: MGAMFFAVLAVAGQIERNHIREKTLEGQVIAASKGNHGGRPKVIDDDMLTFAVATKDKGVPVPEIARS, translated from the coding sequence ATGGGCGCCATGTTCTTCGCCGTGCTCGCCGTCGCCGGGCAGATCGAGCGCAACCACATCCGGGAGAAGACCCTCGAAGGCCAGGTCATCGCCGCGTCCAAGGGCAACCACGGCGGACGCCCGAAGGTCATCGACGACGACATGCTCACCTTCGCCGTCGCGACCAAGGACAAGGGCGTCCCCGTCCCCGAGATCGCCAGAAGCTGA
- a CDS encoding RICIN domain-containing protein: MKSKTKTRASRFAVPVATASLIAAGIIAPSTATAEDTYVYVVNQSTHMVAEVFAHNTDEGGAIVLWANYGGQSEQFKVEPQGDGWFGLVAKHSGKCLGRTLDTTKNTVLQQECSGLSSNPIGTRNLWRTQEIPKTASDCANPNQCFGGSRTVIQNQYGGGRFCLDADNGRAPNPPVQGARLQAWPCITKYSGWNAVNQDWQLVNVQDWGTGPHVH, translated from the coding sequence ATGAAGAGCAAGACGAAGACCAGGGCGAGCCGTTTCGCGGTACCCGTCGCCACCGCATCACTCATCGCGGCGGGAATCATTGCTCCATCCACAGCCACCGCCGAGGACACATACGTCTATGTGGTGAACCAGAGCACCCACATGGTGGCGGAGGTGTTCGCGCACAACACCGACGAAGGTGGTGCGATAGTCCTGTGGGCCAACTATGGCGGCCAGAGCGAGCAGTTCAAGGTGGAACCCCAGGGCGACGGCTGGTTCGGGCTGGTCGCCAAGCATTCCGGCAAGTGCCTGGGGCGCACGCTCGACACCACGAAGAACACAGTGCTCCAGCAGGAGTGCTCGGGGCTGTCGAGCAACCCGATCGGTACGCGCAACCTCTGGAGAACACAGGAAATCCCGAAGACTGCGAGTGACTGCGCCAACCCCAACCAATGCTTCGGCGGCTCCCGCACCGTCATCCAGAACCAGTACGGCGGCGGCCGGTTCTGCTTGGACGCGGACAACGGACGAGCCCCGAATCCACCCGTTCAGGGAGCCCGACTGCAGGCGTGGCCCTGCATCACGAAGTACAGCGGCTGGAACGCGGTCAACCAGGACTGGCAGCTCGTGAACGTGCAGGACTGGGGAACCGGCCCCCACGTGCATTGA
- a CDS encoding DUF4232 domain-containing protein, translated as MTSGNKAIRTGAAAAVLGALLLAATACEPSGADVSGDSKTSEQPSATNSPKAGETPSPKPSEASAKGGGGSAKPSGGSGNAGGDAGKGDGAAVAACAVSDLAFSATNEDEKGKPVRHLLLTVTNTGDKKCNLYEYPYLRFPYARAPIAVIKDSKDAPPTLAPGEKAYAALLASGGHMDTYDTNTLPLSLQGPNPGSKPSDPANVSLPGQVSFDDGARVTYWITASGLALRFIMSS; from the coding sequence TTGACCAGCGGAAACAAGGCAATCAGGACGGGGGCGGCCGCGGCCGTCCTCGGTGCGCTGCTGCTCGCGGCCACGGCATGCGAGCCGAGCGGGGCCGACGTATCGGGCGACTCCAAGACCTCGGAGCAGCCGAGCGCGACGAACTCGCCGAAGGCGGGGGAGACCCCTTCTCCGAAGCCGAGCGAGGCTTCGGCGAAGGGCGGGGGTGGTTCGGCGAAGCCCAGCGGCGGTTCGGGCAATGCCGGCGGCGACGCCGGTAAGGGCGACGGCGCCGCGGTTGCCGCGTGTGCGGTGAGCGACCTCGCGTTCTCCGCCACGAACGAGGACGAGAAGGGCAAGCCCGTCAGGCACCTCCTCCTCACGGTCACCAACACCGGTGACAAGAAGTGCAACCTCTACGAATACCCCTACCTGAGGTTCCCCTACGCCAGGGCCCCGATCGCCGTGATCAAGGACAGCAAGGACGCGCCCCCCACCCTCGCTCCGGGTGAGAAGGCGTACGCGGCTCTCCTGGCCAGCGGCGGCCACATGGACACCTACGACACGAACACCCTTCCCCTCAGCCTCCAGGGCCCCAACCCCGGCAGCAAGCCGAGCGACCCGGCGAACGTCAGCCTGCCCGGCCAGGTGTCGTTCGACGACGGCGCCCGCGTCACCTACTGGATCACCGCCTCCGGCCTCGCCCTGCGATTCATCATGTCGTCCTAA
- a CDS encoding SAM-dependent methyltransferase, translated as MSLESAAKAEAAARRYYGTGDVDAFYAAVWGGEDIHTGVYAHEHESVALASRRTVELAAGKVADRLGPGSTVLDLGSGYGGPTRYLAGRFGCKVVALIISESQNERHRRANAEQGLDGLIEVVTGSFQDIPYPAGYFDVVWSQEAFCHSGDRNQLLGEAVRVLEPRGDLVFTDLMAADTAPPDALRAAVARLDVDGFATPGFYRRTIAGLGLTRIDFDDRSDQTLTHYLRLTEETARRAKELAGVISPAYVQGLLQNLPLWVEACRKGLTSWGIFHCRRP; from the coding sequence ATGAGTCTTGAGAGCGCGGCCAAGGCCGAGGCGGCGGCACGCCGCTACTACGGGACGGGTGATGTCGACGCCTTCTACGCCGCGGTGTGGGGCGGCGAGGACATCCACACCGGCGTGTACGCCCATGAGCACGAGTCGGTCGCGCTCGCTTCCCGGCGGACGGTGGAGCTGGCGGCCGGGAAGGTCGCCGACCGCCTCGGCCCGGGTAGCACCGTGTTGGACCTCGGCTCCGGTTACGGCGGGCCGACCCGCTACCTGGCCGGGCGGTTCGGCTGCAAGGTGGTGGCGCTGATCATCAGCGAATCGCAGAACGAGCGGCACCGCCGGGCCAATGCCGAGCAGGGCCTGGACGGGCTCATCGAGGTCGTCACCGGATCCTTCCAGGACATCCCGTACCCGGCCGGGTACTTCGACGTCGTGTGGTCGCAGGAGGCCTTCTGCCACAGCGGCGACCGGAACCAGCTGCTGGGCGAGGCAGTACGCGTCCTCGAACCCCGGGGAGACCTGGTCTTCACCGATCTGATGGCAGCCGACACGGCCCCTCCCGACGCGCTGCGTGCTGCCGTGGCCCGCCTCGACGTGGACGGGTTCGCCACGCCCGGCTTCTACCGCCGGACGATCGCCGGACTCGGCCTGACCCGCATCGACTTCGACGACCGCAGCGACCAGACACTCACCCACTACCTCCGCCTCACCGAGGAGACCGCCCGACGCGCGAAGGAACTCGCCGGCGTCATCAGCCCCGCCTACGTGCAGGGCCTCCTGCAGAACCTCCCACTCTGGGTGGAAGCCTGCCGGAAGGGCCTCACGAGCTGGGGAATCTTCCACTGCCGCCGCCCCTGA